The proteins below are encoded in one region of Papio anubis isolate 15944 chromosome 19, Panubis1.0, whole genome shotgun sequence:
- the LOC101002574 gene encoding LOW QUALITY PROTEIN: transmembrane protein 14B-like (The sequence of the model RefSeq protein was modified relative to this genomic sequence to represent the inferred CDS: substituted 1 base at 1 genomic stop codon) codes for MEKSPFPLVPLHWFGFGYTALVVSGGIVGXVKTGRVPSLAAGLLFGSLAGLGSYQMSQDPRNVWVFLAATSVTFVGAMGLRSYYYGKIMPVGLIAGASLLMAAKIGVPMLMTSD; via the coding sequence ATGGAGAAGAGCCCCTTCCCATTAGTGCCTTTGCATTGGTTTGGCTTTGGCTACACAGCACTGGTTGTTTCTGGTGGGATCGTTGGCTAAGTAAAAACAGGCAGGGTGCCGTCCCTGGCTGCAGGGCTACTTTTCGGCAGCCTAGCTGGCCTGGGTTCTTATCAGATGTCTCAGGATCCAAGGAACGTTTGGGTTTTCCTAGCTGCTACATCTGTTACTTTTGTTGGTGCTATGGGATTGAGATCCTACTACTATGGAAAAATCATGCCTGTAGGTTTAATTGCAGGTGCCAGTTTGCTGATGGCCGCCAAAATTGGAGTTCCTATGTTGATGACATCTGATTAG